One genomic segment of Candidatus Babeliales bacterium includes these proteins:
- the recJ gene encoding single-stranded-DNA-specific exonuclease RecJ: MNNTIISGKKYLWKIADCDQQKIAAIASRYNLSFAVAHVLYSRGFTDENLIESFLFSSFENNVADARLLKDAEKAVDRILLAMEKQEQMLVFGDYDVDGITSSSLMMICLLPLGAKINYFLPNRVKDGYGLSTKIVERAAQNNYSVIVTVDNGITAIEQAKRAKELGIDLIITDHHRPHAHVPDAFAIVNPNQVDCGYPHKTLAGVGVTFKLLSLLYEKKGLQLPPKAYELLLLGTVADVVPLIGENRFWVRHGLNYINKVESLSFKLLKANGKVTKPKLSSTDIGFSITPQINALGRLEDPRQAVKFLIGTDVDNAETVAKVLLEMNEARKTIERSIVEEIEEQIRLKRINVECENVIIAASSSWPAGVIGLVASRFVSGYGKPTLLFHLTKDGLAKGSCRSIAEFNMFDALTASSDLLIQFGGHSVAAGLSLKVENLPELKNRLEKLVAEQLTPFDLQPKIRVDAEVNLSDLNKKFIDDLEHLEPFGNSNEQPIFYVNNVMQVQKAQLLKDLHVKCFMFADGVIKPVMFFNRPELFEFFNEHYESPFILAARVSENHWQDRVNIELIGVDVAIKGVA, encoded by the coding sequence ATGAACAACACCATCATCTCGGGTAAGAAATATTTGTGGAAGATTGCTGACTGTGACCAGCAGAAAATTGCAGCAATTGCATCGCGGTATAATCTTTCTTTTGCTGTTGCGCATGTTCTATATTCACGGGGTTTTACCGATGAAAATCTTATTGAATCATTTTTATTCAGCAGTTTTGAAAACAATGTGGCCGATGCACGGTTGCTGAAAGATGCAGAAAAAGCTGTCGATAGAATTTTGCTTGCGATGGAAAAACAAGAGCAGATGCTTGTGTTTGGGGATTATGATGTTGATGGTATTACTTCATCATCATTAATGATGATTTGTTTGTTGCCGCTTGGTGCAAAAATTAATTATTTTTTACCCAATCGCGTCAAAGATGGCTATGGTTTATCAACCAAAATAGTTGAACGTGCAGCGCAGAATAACTATTCCGTTATTGTTACTGTTGATAATGGAATTACTGCAATTGAGCAAGCAAAGCGTGCAAAAGAGTTGGGCATTGATCTTATTATTACCGATCATCATAGGCCACACGCGCATGTTCCTGATGCATTTGCAATTGTTAATCCTAATCAAGTCGACTGCGGGTATCCTCACAAAACATTGGCCGGTGTTGGAGTAACATTTAAGTTGCTTTCGTTGTTGTATGAAAAAAAAGGTTTGCAGCTACCGCCAAAAGCGTACGAATTATTGCTGCTCGGTACTGTTGCCGATGTGGTGCCTTTGATTGGTGAAAATAGATTTTGGGTTCGGCATGGACTGAACTATATTAATAAAGTTGAAAGTTTATCTTTTAAGTTGTTAAAGGCAAATGGAAAAGTAACAAAACCAAAATTATCGTCAACTGATATTGGTTTTTCCATTACGCCGCAAATCAATGCATTGGGTAGACTAGAAGATCCTCGTCAGGCTGTAAAATTTTTAATTGGTACTGATGTTGATAACGCTGAAACTGTTGCAAAAGTACTTTTGGAAATGAATGAAGCTCGTAAAACAATAGAGCGCTCGATTGTTGAAGAGATTGAAGAACAAATTAGATTAAAGCGCATCAATGTTGAATGTGAGAATGTTATTATTGCTGCAAGCAGCAGTTGGCCTGCAGGAGTTATTGGTCTTGTTGCATCACGATTTGTTTCTGGATACGGTAAGCCAACCTTGTTGTTTCATTTAACAAAAGATGGTCTTGCAAAAGGTTCGTGCAGATCAATTGCGGAATTTAATATGTTTGACGCACTTACTGCATCGTCAGATTTATTGATACAATTTGGAGGACATTCTGTTGCAGCAGGGTTGTCGTTGAAAGTTGAAAATTTACCGGAACTAAAAAATCGCTTAGAGAAGTTGGTTGCCGAGCAATTAACACCGTTTGATTTACAGCCGAAAATTCGTGTTGATGCAGAAGTTAATCTATCAGATTTGAATAAAAAATTTATTGATGATTTGGAACATCTGGAACCTTTTGGTAATAGTAATGAGCAACCGATTTTTTATGTGAACAATGTGATGCAAGTACAAAAGGCACAATTATTAAAAGATCTACATGTAAAATGTTTTATGTTTGCTGATGGCGTTATCAAACCAGTTATGTTTTTCAATCGTCCAGAACTTTTCGAATTTTTTAATGAACACTATGAATCGCCATTTATTCTTGCCGCACGTGTGTCAGAAAATCATTGGCAAGATCGAGTAAATATTGAATTAATTGGTGTTGATGTAGCAATCAAGGGTGTTGCATGA
- the cmk gene encoding (d)CMP kinase, with amino-acid sequence MIITIDGPVASGKSTVSRILAQKLGYYYLCSGLLYRALGYVLVNRYGYTLETIAEPSQEDIKHCFDPQKFSYHYDAHTQERIFFDNKDITAHLKDRFIDKIASIVSVNVRVRYAVTQLQRDIASKSDIVTDGRDVGSVVFPDAHVKFFITASVDVRAERWRKDQEKYGNHFSVDEAIAAITDRDDRDKNRTIAPLIIPDNAIVIDTSDLNVEQAVEQMIECVKNY; translated from the coding sequence ATGATTATTACAATTGATGGACCAGTTGCAAGTGGTAAATCTACCGTCAGCAGAATTTTAGCTCAAAAATTGGGATATTATTATTTGTGTTCAGGTTTGTTATATCGTGCACTTGGGTATGTATTGGTGAATCGCTATGGATATACATTAGAAACAATTGCCGAACCGTCGCAAGAAGATATTAAGCATTGCTTTGATCCTCAAAAATTTTCATATCACTACGATGCGCACACTCAAGAGCGCATTTTTTTTGATAATAAAGATATTACAGCCCATCTTAAAGATCGTTTTATAGATAAAATTGCTTCAATTGTCAGTGTAAATGTACGCGTACGGTACGCAGTTACGCAACTGCAACGTGATATTGCATCAAAGTCTGATATTGTAACCGATGGTCGTGATGTTGGGTCTGTTGTGTTTCCGGATGCGCACGTTAAATTTTTTATCACAGCATCGGTTGATGTTCGTGCAGAACGATGGCGCAAAGACCAAGAAAAATATGGTAATCATTTTTCTGTTGATGAGGCAATAGCAGCAATCACAGATCGTGATGATCGTGATAAAAATCGTACGATTGCACCGTTAATAATTCCAGACAACGCTATTGTCATTGATACATCTGATTTGAATGTGGAACAAGCAGTGGAGCAAATGATTGAGTGTGTTAAAAATTACTGA